One Hymenobacter swuensis DY53 genomic window, GGCCGAGATGGACCAGGCCGGCGTGGCCGAGGAGAAGTGGCAGCTGTTTCTGTACAAGCGCTTCAAGCGTCCGGAAGATGCGCCCAAGCCCGCCGAGCCCACCGCATGAGCTGGCGCATCACCCCACCCGATACCGCACTGAGCGCCGCCATCCAGCACAAAATCGACACCAAAATCAAGCCCGTGGGCGCGCTGGAGGCCCTGGCCCGGCAGCTGGCGGTGCTTACGCGGGTCGTGGCGACGCACCCTACCGTGGGTTCCTAGCCGCTGGCGGTGCTGGCCACCTTCGGGGGCTTTGAAATTGCGCAGCTGTGCGGGGCCATGCTCCGGGCGGCCGAACACCGGCTGCTGCTCATCGACGGCTTCATTGCCTCGGCGGCGCTGCTGGTGGCAACCCGGCTAGCCTCGGCGGTGCTGGCCTACTGCGTATTCTGCCATGAATCGGGCGAGCAGGGGCACCGGCTGCTGCTCGCCGAACTGGGCGGGCGGCCCCTGTTGCAGTTGGGTTTGCGGCTGGGTGGGAACTGGCTGCGCGCTGGCCTACCCGCTGGTGCAGGCTGCCGCTAACTTTTTTACCGATATGGCTTCTTTCGAGAGTGCCGGGGTGCCGGATGATTTCGGTGGGTAACCCGCTCACTCTATGAACACCTGGTTGCGCCATCAACAGCGCCTGCTGCTGCTGGCCGTGCAGTTTTACACCCGCCTGCCGGTGCCGGCTTTGGTGGGCTACTCCGACGAACTGCTCAACCAGGCCACGGCATATTTCCCTGTCATCTGCTGGTAGGCGGCCTGACGGCGGCCGTGTATGCGGGCGGGCGGCTGCTTTTGCATATGGATGGGTTAACGCTAATGCCCATCTTCCGGCAGACTTACGCGACGGCCACGCCCTTGTCAGCCTGGTGCCGGGTAAATACGATTTGCGCCTCGGTATACTTCGTCTTTTTCATGTCAGTAGTCTCTTCGTTTTAAGGTAGGATAAGTGCCGGGTTTCTCTACTTTACACCGGTCCAGTTTACTGGGAGGAGGCTAGTTATACTGATAGGTAAAGGTTCTTTTTATACTGATAGGTAAAGGTTCTTTTGGTATGACCGAAGGAGAAAATGTCTTCTGCGAAGGTAGCCAGCAGGCCCGTCGGTGTGTAGGTAAATTCTTCCAGTCCTGTAGTCTCGTTTTGGCCCCGTGTGCGTTTGAAATGGCGTCGAGACAGCAGACGCCTGTTGTTATCATACGTGTACTCCACTCCCGTTGTCTGCCTGCCTTCTACATACGTCACTTGCCTAACCTCTCCAGTTGGCTGGTACTGCGTTAGCTGCGTGAAGAAGAGTTTGCCCTGATCTAAAAGCTGCTCTTTAACAGGCCGTCCCTGTTGGTCATAGGTGGTGCGTTTGATCCGTCCGGCAATACCACTTCCCGCAATGGTGGCTTCTACCTCGTGGCCCTTTGCGTCATAAGTGAAGCGTTCCTCACTAAAGGGTTGTCCATCCGGGGCAAGGAGTGCTTTGTGCACCAGCTGGCCCGCCGCGTTATACTCCAGCAATTGCACCTGCTTTCCCGTGTAGCCATCGGTAACAAAGGTTAGTTGACGGCGCTCATTGTAGTGATACTGCCAAAAGGTAGTGTCCTGCATAGCCGAGTGCGTGCTTTTGGAAGATATAATCTGGTTTTGTGCGTTAAATTGCTGGGTGCTAGAGTGCTGGATTGTCTCCGTCAGAAAACTATCGTCCCACGACACGATGGTATTGCCAGCACGATCATACCGTTCTGTTGCGACGAGTACAGGGCCTAGGTAAACGGATGTGTGGGTGATGTGCTGGTCCTTAAGCAGGGATGCTTCGTTGCTTTGGGCAGTGGCCAAGGCGGGTAGATTAGCGCATAGATAGAGAAGCATTCGTTTCATACAGTATTTCGGCCAGTAGTTGGTAAACGACGAGCGCCAAAGGTAGAAAGCGACTGTTTCGGGACCTATCCCCCTATGGGTGACGGCTGCTACTCAGTTAAACCAGTAGGCGCTACTCCAGTCAGCCCCAGTGACAAAGGCGTCGGATCGTTGTCACAATGGTTGGACGGTGGTGTAAAAAGGTGACGCGTTCTGAGCTTCTATTCTAGTGCTGAAAGCAAGTTTTTTAGTGAATCCGGGCCAACGGTTACCGTTTGAAGACTACCTTCAGAACCAAGAGGTAACCCGCGCTGGATAACCGCTATTCCGGTAGGAAACGGCCTGGGAAAGCCCGTATATTTAACGCGCTATTCCTCCCTGCCTCATCGCTACTCCCTCTATATGAAGCAACTGCTACGGCTGCTCCTGTTACTTCTTGGGCTTCATGCCCGCTCCCTCCAAGCCCAGTTGCCCGTGCAGCCCGCTGCCTTCAGCAGCGCCGGCTACGACAACATCGTCAGCGCCACCCACGACGCGCAAGGTCGCTTGTACGTGCTTGGCTTTCACAGCTTCAATCAAAACACAACCAGTTCAACACCCCCAGCCATCCGGACCACGGCGGGCACGACGCTCTTGCCGGGAGGAAACTCCGGGACCCACTTTATTGCCACCTACAGCCCGACCGGGCAACTGGAACGACTCCAACCCTATGGCATGGGGTACGGCGGCGAACTGCGCTCGATTGCCGTCGACAATGCGGGCAACATCTACGTAACAGGTAGAGAAACGCAGTACACCTTTCTGCTCCGCAAGCTGGACCGCAATTTGCAAACCGTGTGGAGTCTGACCGAGGGCACCAGCGGCGGCGCGTGGGGCAACAAGGTGCTGGTGGACGCGCAAGGCGCCGTATATGTGGCCGGCACGGCACAAACCTGGAGCATGTTCGGCCTGATGCTGCGCCAGCGTGGTTGCTGCCCCCAGAACGACTTTATTATCAAGGTCAATACCCAGGGGGTACTGCAGTGGATCCGGGCCGGACTGGGTGGGCCCGACGACCGAATCGGGGAGTCGTCGGCCAATTCCCTGGCCTTGGATCGGGCCGGCAATGTGGTGATGGTCGGTACCTTATCGGGCACCGGCGACTACGGAGGCACTACGCTGACGGGAGGGGCCGGCAACATCATCGCCGTTAACTACAGCCCGGCTGGCATCGTGCGCTGGGCCCGCTGCTACGGCAACCCTGCCTATCCTACGCGCGGCGGCACCAGCGCCCTGGACGTGGCGACGGACGAAGCCGACAACCTCTACATCAGTGGTGCCTTCTACGGCCCGCAGCAATTTGGCGCGAGTACGCTCAACACCACCAGTTACTACCGGGATGCCCTGCTGCTGAAGCTGGCCGCCACTGGTACGCCGCTATGGGCCCAGGCGGGCGGGTATACCGCCGGCACCAACCTCTCGGCCAGCGCCTATACCAGTGTGGCTTACCGCGCTGGCAAGGTTAAGGTCACCGGCTACAGCCAGAGCACGCAGGGCCTATACGAATCGAACCCGGTGGTGGCCAGCTACGAGGCGAACGGCCGGCAGGCCTGGGCAACCAACCTGACGCCCGGGCTCATCGCCACGGGCAATAAGATCCTGCTCGATGCCGATCAGACCTGCCACGTATTTGGTTCCTTCAAGAACACTTTCCGGATCGGGGCCACAGCCTTTCCTAGCTACGGGGGGCAACAGGACGCTTTCTACGTACAGGTGCTCGACTCAGCGCGTTACAACGCTTCCTGCACGATTCGCGGCACCCTCTATCAGGATAGCAATCAGGACTGTCTGCTTTCGGCCGGCGAAGCCCGGCTGGGCGGCATTATCGTTGAAGCCTTACCGGGCCCCCGCTATGGCATAACCGACTCACTGGGGCAGTATGCCATTGCTACGGATACCGGGCGCTACACCGTACAGCCTCGCTTACCCCAGCGCCCGGGTCAGGTGTTTACTGCTCAGTGTCCGGCAGGTGGCGTATCGGGTCCGCTCCCTCTGCCAACGCCGGGCAGCGTGGTTTCGGGCGTGGACTTCGGGCACGGGGTGGATGCCACGGCGTACCTGGTGGCGCAGGTAGCGGCGGGGCGCCGCCGCCGGTGCGCACCCGGCACCACCGTCGTGACCTATGCCAACCAGGGAGTGCTTACTTCACCGGCGGCTCAGGTGCTGGTCCGGCTTCCCCGCTACGTCATCTTGCGCGCTGCCTCACAGCCCTACACCTGGCGTGCGGACAGCACTCTGGTCTTTGCCGTTGGTCCGCTCGCGCCTGGGCAGTCGGGCATGATTACGCTGCAGGACTCCGTGGCCTGCGGCGACCCCACCATCCGGGGGCTGACGGTGTGTACGCAGGCCTGGATCACGCCTGGGGTCGTGCTGACGCGGCCAGCCGGCTGGAATCAGGCCAACCTGCAAGCACGGGGCGCGGCGCAAGCCGGTAATCAGGTGCGCTTTGTCTTGCGCAACATCGGGGTAGGTGCTACCACTGACAGCCTGGCGATGCGCCTCTACCAAGGCAACCGGCTGGCGCTGCAGCAACGTTTTCTGCTGGCGGCCGGCGACAGTCTGGTGCTGCGCGTGCCGGCCCGCGAGGCCGTGGTACGCTTGGAAGCGGACCAACCAGCAGCGCATCCGCTGGGCGGCCAAGCCAGTGCCAATGTGGAGCTGTCAGCTCTTCGCCCCCCCGGCGGCGCGCCTAGTCCGGCCATGGCGGCGTTTCCGCCGGCCCATCCTGGGCCGAGTGCTGCCGAGGAGTGTCTGCCCATTGTTGACTCCTATGATCCGAACGATAAGCAGGTCGTGCCGGCGGGCCGTACGGCCCAGCGCTATACGCCAACTAATGTGCCCCTGCAGTATATGGTGCGCTTCCAGAATACCGGCACCGACGCAGCTTACCGGGTTGTTGTAGTGGATACGCTGGCCGCCCAGCTCGACGTGCGCACGCTCCGCTTGGGAGCAGCTTCGCACCGCTACCGCCTGCGCGTAACCGGCACAATGCGGCCGGTGCTCACCTTCACCTTTGATCCCATTTTTCTGCCTGACTCCGCTAGCAACGAACCCGCCAGCCAAGGATTTGTACAGTTTACTGTGCAGCCCAAGGCGGGTTTGCCGGATCTGACGGAAGTGCGCAACCACGCTGATATTTACTTCGACTATAACCTGCCCGTTCGCACCAACAGCACCCTCAACCGCCTGCACGACCTGCCGGCGGTAATCGATACTGCCGTCGCCCTTAGCTACCCGGCGGTGCTGGCCACTCCGGCCGTGCTGACGCTGAGCCCGGCGCAGGGCCGGGCCGGCACGCTTGTTATGATTGCCGGCCGCCGCCTAGCCTTGCTGCCAACTGCCCCGAACGTCTACTTTAACGGGGTACTGGCCCCGCTGGTCAGCGCCACCGCCACTGGCCTCGTGGTGCGGGTACCGGGCGGGGCCACTACGGGCCCGGTGAAAGTGGTAACTGCGGACGGCGCGGGGCGGAGTGCGGCAAATTTTGTGGTGTACCAGCCGCCAACGCTGACGGCCCTCACACCGGCCGAAGCCCGGCCGGGCACGGCAGTAGCCCTTACAGGCACCCACTTCTCATCGGTAGCAGTGCTGGATACCGTGTGGTTTAACGGGGTGGCCGCACGCGTGCTGCAAGCAACTACCACGAGCTTGCAGGTGGAAGTACCTGTAGGGGCGAGCACGGGCCGCGTCCGCCTCAGTACACTGGGCGGTACGGTGGAAAGCGCCCAGCCATTCCGGATCTGGTACCCACCGCTGATCACCGGCTTCAGCCCGGCCAAGGCCGCAGCCAACGCCGTGGTCACGGTAATGGGCAGTGCATTGGCTGAGGACGCTAGTCGCAATAGTGTGTTTTTCGGTGCCGCCCGGGCAACCGTGCTACAGGCCAGCAACGGCCGGGTGCAGGTGCGCGTACCCAGTACCGCCGAATCCGGACCGGTGCGGTTGGAAACGCCCGGAGGAGCCGCCAGCGCGGCCGGCTTTACGTTTTTGCCCGCCCCAGTCATCACGGCTTACGAGCCCACCCAGGGGAGCGTAGGTACTCCCGTCACCCTGATGGGCCGGCACTTTCAGGTCGATGGGCAGCCGGACACTATCTGGCTGGCCGGAGTGCCCGCCCGCCTAGTAAGCGCCTCACCCACCGAGTTGCGCGTGCTGGTACCACGGGGCACCCGCACCGGGGCGTGGACGGTGGCTGGGGTTGGCGGGCGTAGCAGCTCGACCGAGTTCGAACTGCGGGCACTACCGCCCCAAACGGCTACGACCGTATTCCCGAATCCCGCCCGCGGCCCGGTAACCGTCCGGTGGACCCAGGCAGAGTTCACCGTGCATTCGCTGGAATTGCTTGACGCAGTGGGACGCCGCGTGCTGCAGCGATCCGCCAGCCCGGCTGAACAGGATGAACTACGGCTGGAGCTGAGCGGAGTGCGAGCCGGCTTATACATGATCATTTTGCATACAAGCCAGGGAAAGGTATACAAACGCCTCTCGGTTCTCTAGTGCAGGTGCCCGATGGTAAGCATACCACGTAAGCTTCAGTAGGGACGACTTGTGTTTGCCTGGTTTACTCTTTCCTATCCTCAGCTTTACCCGGCTCTATCATGCCGCTACGCTCTCCTCTTCTGGCTGTCTGTTTTTTCGGACTCTCCGTTGAGGTGGTCTAGCTAAAACGGACAGTGCGAAGTCTTAACTTCCGCTGCCCATGACTGAAAAACCGAATCCTGGCGGGACACTCGCTACCCGCAAGAAATATACGCCGGCGTTCAAGGCCGAATGCGTGCGCCAAGTGGCGGGCGAAATGCCTTGCAGCGCTGAAC contains:
- a CDS encoding DUF7619 domain-containing protein, translating into MKQLLRLLLLLLGLHARSLQAQLPVQPAAFSSAGYDNIVSATHDAQGRLYVLGFHSFNQNTTSSTPPAIRTTAGTTLLPGGNSGTHFIATYSPTGQLERLQPYGMGYGGELRSIAVDNAGNIYVTGRETQYTFLLRKLDRNLQTVWSLTEGTSGGAWGNKVLVDAQGAVYVAGTAQTWSMFGLMLRQRGCCPQNDFIIKVNTQGVLQWIRAGLGGPDDRIGESSANSLALDRAGNVVMVGTLSGTGDYGGTTLTGGAGNIIAVNYSPAGIVRWARCYGNPAYPTRGGTSALDVATDEADNLYISGAFYGPQQFGASTLNTTSYYRDALLLKLAATGTPLWAQAGGYTAGTNLSASAYTSVAYRAGKVKVTGYSQSTQGLYESNPVVASYEANGRQAWATNLTPGLIATGNKILLDADQTCHVFGSFKNTFRIGATAFPSYGGQQDAFYVQVLDSARYNASCTIRGTLYQDSNQDCLLSAGEARLGGIIVEALPGPRYGITDSLGQYAIATDTGRYTVQPRLPQRPGQVFTAQCPAGGVSGPLPLPTPGSVVSGVDFGHGVDATAYLVAQVAAGRRRRCAPGTTVVTYANQGVLTSPAAQVLVRLPRYVILRAASQPYTWRADSTLVFAVGPLAPGQSGMITLQDSVACGDPTIRGLTVCTQAWITPGVVLTRPAGWNQANLQARGAAQAGNQVRFVLRNIGVGATTDSLAMRLYQGNRLALQQRFLLAAGDSLVLRVPAREAVVRLEADQPAAHPLGGQASANVELSALRPPGGAPSPAMAAFPPAHPGPSAAEECLPIVDSYDPNDKQVVPAGRTAQRYTPTNVPLQYMVRFQNTGTDAAYRVVVVDTLAAQLDVRTLRLGAASHRYRLRVTGTMRPVLTFTFDPIFLPDSASNEPASQGFVQFTVQPKAGLPDLTEVRNHADIYFDYNLPVRTNSTLNRLHDLPAVIDTAVALSYPAVLATPAVLTLSPAQGRAGTLVMIAGRRLALLPTAPNVYFNGVLAPLVSATATGLVVRVPGGATTGPVKVVTADGAGRSAANFVVYQPPTLTALTPAEARPGTAVALTGTHFSSVAVLDTVWFNGVAARVLQATTTSLQVEVPVGASTGRVRLSTLGGTVESAQPFRIWYPPLITGFSPAKAAANAVVTVMGSALAEDASRNSVFFGAARATVLQASNGRVQVRVPSTAESGPVRLETPGGAASAAGFTFLPAPVITAYEPTQGSVGTPVTLMGRHFQVDGQPDTIWLAGVPARLVSASPTELRVLVPRGTRTGAWTVAGVGGRSSSTEFELRALPPQTATTVFPNPARGPVTVRWTQAEFTVHSLELLDAVGRRVLQRSASPAEQDELRLELSGVRAGLYMIILHTSQGKVYKRLSVL